A section of the Paenibacillus aurantius genome encodes:
- a CDS encoding PHP domain-containing protein — translation MTNPRADLHTHTKASDGLHSPAENVRMAKENGLAGVAITDHDTVAGIPEAMEEGNRLGITVIPGVEISTAAGGQDIHVLGYFMNTEDPVFLERLKSLRDVRENRNRLLIERLRELGVDITMEAVIANMSKELKPDETVGRPHFAEFLTARGYASDMKDAFDRYLGKDGAAYISPMRIPPSEAVRWIHEAGGCAVLAHPGLYGQDDLIPELAQAGLDGLEVFHSDHSAEDEERYAGLANRHHLFVTGGSDFHGSRGGSVFHGPIGSRSIPIKGIETMKKRSHFYENS, via the coding sequence ATGACGAACCCAAGAGCTGATTTACATACCCATACGAAGGCTTCCGACGGCCTTCATTCTCCTGCGGAGAACGTAAGAATGGCCAAAGAGAACGGACTGGCCGGTGTGGCGATCACCGATCACGATACGGTAGCCGGTATTCCCGAGGCCATGGAAGAAGGAAATCGCCTGGGCATTACGGTGATCCCCGGCGTCGAGATCAGCACCGCTGCGGGCGGGCAGGATATCCACGTCCTGGGCTACTTTATGAATACGGAAGATCCCGTCTTTCTCGAACGGCTGAAGAGCCTGCGGGACGTCCGGGAGAACCGCAACCGGCTCTTAATCGAGCGGCTTCGCGAGCTGGGCGTGGACATTACCATGGAAGCGGTAATCGCGAACATGTCCAAGGAGCTTAAGCCGGATGAAACCGTGGGACGGCCGCATTTTGCCGAATTTCTCACGGCCCGCGGGTATGCGTCCGACATGAAGGATGCGTTTGACCGGTACCTGGGCAAAGACGGGGCCGCCTACATAAGTCCTATGCGCATTCCTCCGTCCGAGGCGGTACGCTGGATCCATGAAGCGGGCGGCTGTGCCGTCCTGGCCCATCCGGGCTTGTACGGTCAGGATGACCTCATTCCCGAGCTCGCCCAGGCGGGATTGGACGGACTGGAAGTGTTCCATTCCGACCACTCGGCCGAAGACGAAGAAAGATATGCCGGGTTGGCGAATCGTCATCATTTGTTCGTTACCGGCGGGTCCGATTTTCACGGCTCCCGGGGCGGCAGCGTATTTCATGGACCAATCGGTTCCCGCAGCATACCTATAAAGGGTATCGAAACTATGAAAAAGAGGAGCCACTTCTATGAAAATTCGTAA